A single window of Nicotiana sylvestris chromosome 3, ASM39365v2, whole genome shotgun sequence DNA harbors:
- the LOC138886972 gene encoding uncharacterized protein, producing MEDYNSSIPMQRTTKIIRKSIFIFLQNYQFFTTTAVFFAFPFAASFLLLQSFIPSSSFFPIIYERLHLLFDAAGFPSSSEFFTLLNSKISQTIAISFLVFPFTISSFLFSKASVIESLNHSKPTQNPSFFSSFSPLLLTQICNSLLIISANATCFTVLFFSFNLVDYGFGLSSPRLILLCSATGAVICSIILANTLIICNLALVISGTEKIGGYMAILKSCILIRGRTATALSLAVPVSLALAAVEALFQYRIVRAYYQEKTDFFSLAFEGIFIAYMYSILLVLDTIVSIVFYRNCKTDEVRILPIQDRDEHIVLKIKTADSVF from the coding sequence atGGAAGATTACAACTCCTCTATTCCAATGCAAAGAACAACCAAAATCATCAGAAAATCAATCTTTATTTTTCTGCAAAACTATCAATTCTTTACCACAACAGCAGTTTTTTTTGCCTTCCCTTTTGCTGCCTCATTTCTTTTACTACAATCATTCATCCCTTCTTCATCTTTCTTCCCAATAATCTATGAACGTTTGCATTTACTCTTTGATGCTGCTGGTTTCCCTTCTTCTTCTGAATTTTTCACCCTTTTAAATTCCAAGATTTCTCAAACCATAGCCATATCTTTTCTTGTTTTCCCTTTTAccatttcatcttttcttttcaGTAAAGCTTCAGTAATTGAATCTCTCAATCACTCAAAACCAACCCAAAATCCTtcatttttttcttccttttccccCCTTCTTCTTACCCAAATCTGTAACTCTTTACTCATCATTTCAGCAAATGCAACTTGTTTTACTGTCTTATTCTTTAGTTTCAATCTTGTTGATTATGGTTTTGGTCTTTCGTCTCCAAGATTAATTCTTTTGTGTTCAGCAACTGGAGCTGTGATTTGTTCAATCATTCTTGCCAACACATTAATCATTTGTAACTTGGCTTTAGTAATATCAGGAACAGAAAAAATTGGAGGGTATATGGCAATTCTCAAATCTTGTATTTTAATTAGAGGAAGAACAGCTACAGCATTATCATTAGCTGTTCCTGTGAGTTTAGCTTTGGCTGCTGTTGAAGCTTTGTTTCAATACAGAATTGTGAGGGCTTATTATCAAGAAAAAACAGACtttttttctttagcttttgAAGGAATTTTCATTGCTTATATGTATTCAATTCTGCTGGTTCTTGATACCATAGTCAGCATTGTTTTCTACAGAAATTGTAAAACAGATGAAGTGagaattttgccaattcaagatAGAGATGAACATATAGTTCTGAAGATAAAGACGGCAGATTCTGTTTTCTGA